From one Lycium ferocissimum isolate CSIRO_LF1 chromosome 5, AGI_CSIRO_Lferr_CH_V1, whole genome shotgun sequence genomic stretch:
- the LOC132057068 gene encoding alkaline/neutral invertase A, mitochondrial-like — MNTSNCIGVSTMKPCCRILSSCKGSSFFGYPFRKCNHLVTDNLSKPHCKPDNIDRVSNYANRVIGVRRVIDSNQSVFCGSDSNWRQSRILSGLNLNRETRLDSFIVNVASDIRNHSTSVEAQVNEKSFEKFYIQGGLNVKPLVIERIESGKDVGKVEEEVRADINDGSNVNIKQSDNYLNGESVSESPNERELSEVEKEAWNLLRGAVVNYCGFPVGTVAANDPADKQPLNYDQVFIRDFVPSALAFLLNGEGEIVKNFLLHTLQLQSWEKTVDCYSPGEGLMPASFKVRTVPLDGRNGEFEDVLDPDFGESAIGRVAPVDSGLWWIILLRAYGRITGDYTLQERVDVQTGISLILNLCLSDGFDMFPTLLVTDGSCMIDRRMGIHGHPLEIQALFYSALRSSREMLTINDSTKSLVAAINNRLSALSFHMREYYWCDRKKINEIYRYKTEEYSTDAINKFNIYPDQIPSWLVDWIPEIGGYFVGNLQPAQMDFRFFTLGNIWTINSSLGSHEQNESILNLIEDKWDDLMGQMPLKICYPSLEHEEWRIITGSDPKNTPWSYHNGGSWPTLLWQFTLACIKMGRPELAQKAVDLAEKRLSADHWPEYYDTRHGRFIGKQARLRQTWTIAGYLTSKKLLENPDVASKLFWNEDYELLENCVCTLRGNGRRKCSRFAARFQVGL; from the exons ATGAATACTAGCAATTGTATAGGGGTATCAACTATGAAACCATGTTGTAGAATCCTAAGCAGTTGTAAAGGTTCATCCTTTTTTGGGTACCCATTTAGGAAATGTAACCATTTAGTTACTGATAATTTGTCGAAACCACACTGCAAACCAGATAATATAGATAGGGTTTCTAATTATGCAAATAGGGTTATAGGAGTTAGGAGGGTTATTGATTCGAATCAGAGTGTTTTTTGTGGATCCGATTCGAATTGGAGGCAGTCTAGGATTCTTTCGGGTCTTAATTTGAATAGGGAAACTAGGCTCGACTCGTTCATTGTAAATGTTGCATCTGATATAAGGAATCATTCAACTTCAGTTGAAGCTCAAGTTAATGAAAAGAGCTTCGAGAAGTTTTACATTCAAGGGGGCTTAAATGTTAAGCCTTTAGTTATTGAGAGAATAGAATCAGGTAAAGACGTAGGTAAAGTCGAAGAAGAAGTTAGGGCGGATATAAATGATGGATCGAATGTAAATATAAAACAATCTGATAATTATTTAAATGGGGAGAGTGTTTCTGAATCACCCAATGAGAGAGAGTTATCTGAAGTGGAAAAGGAAGCATGGAATTTGCTTAGGGGAGCAGTTGTAAACTATTGTGGCTTCCCCGTTGGGACTGTGGCAGCTAATGATCCAGCTGATAAGCAGCCGCTTAACTACGATCAAGTGTTTATACGCGATTTTGTCCCATCGGCTCTTGCTTTTTTGCTGAATGGAGAAGGGGAGATTGTCAAGAATTTTCTGCTCCACACTCTGCAGCTGCAG AGCTGGGAGAAAACTGTGGACTGCTATAGCCCTGGAGAAGGATTGATGCCCGCAAGTTTTAAAGTCAGAACTGTGCCTCTTGATGGAAGGAATGGTGAATTTGAAGATGTGCTGGACCCAGACTTTGGTGAATCCGCAATTGGGCGTGTTGCACCTGTTGATTCTG GGTTGTGGTGGATTATATTATTAAGAGCTTATGGAAGGATTACAGGGGACTATACTTTGCAAGAGAGGGTGGATGTGCAGACAGGAATAAGCCTGATACTTAACCTGTGCTTAAGTGATGGTTTTGACATGTTTCCTACTCTCTTGGTCACTGATGGTTCCTGCATGATTGATAGGCGGATGGGTATTCATGGTCATCCACTTGAGATCCAA GCCCTGTTTTATTCAGCTTTACGAAGCTCTCGTGAGATGCTCACCATCAATGACTCCACAAAAAGTCTTGTTGCTGCCATCAATAACCGTCTCAGTGCACTATCATTTCACATGAGGGAGTATTATTGGTGTGACAGGAAAAAGATTAATGAGATATATCGCTATAAAACAGAAGAATATTCTACAGATGCTATCAACAAGTTCAATATCTACCCAGATCAAATTCCATCTTGGCTTGTGGATTGGATTCCAGAGATTGGTGGATATTTTGTTGGCAATTTACAACCTGCACAAATGGATTTTCGGTTTTTCACGCTTGGAAATATTTGGACCATTAATTCATCTCTAGGATCTCATGAACAGAATGAATCTATTTTGAATTTGATTGAAGACAAATGGGATGACCTTATGGGGCAAATGCCTCTAAAGATTTGTTACCCATCTTTAGAACATGAAGAATGGCGCATTATTACTGGCAGTGACCCTAAGAATAC CCCATGGTCATATCATAATGGCGGCTCATGGCCTACTCTACTATGGCAG TTTACTCTTGCTTGTATTAAAATGGGAAGACCAGAATTAGCTCAAAAAGCGGTGGATTTGGCTGAAAAGAGGCTTTCAGCAGACCACTGGCCTGAATATTATGATACAAGGCATGGGAGATTCATAGGCAAGCAAGCTCGACTGCGACAGACGTGGACAATTGCTGGATACTTGACCTCAAAGAAGCTGTTGGAAAATCCAGACGTGGCATCCAAGTTGTTCTGGAACGAGGATTATGAGCTCCTTGAGAATTGTGTTTGCACACTGAGAGGAAATGGTCGTAGGAAATGTTCGCGCTTTGCTGCCAGATTTCAAGTAGGTCTCTAA
- the LOC132057069 gene encoding gibberellin 2-beta-dioxygenase 2-like, protein MVVAHQLTPPSSRQEKLRDIELPIIDLMAERSEVSKLIVKASENFGFFKVINHGVPQQVIKAMEDESYGFFSKPASQKQRAGPTNPYGYGCKNIGINGDYGEVEYLLLHTNPLSISQRSNTISNDPTLFRWAVNGYIEAVRELACEILELMAEGLRVSDTSVFSNFLRDSDSDSLLRLNHYPPLQLLQLHNTRNNRIGFGEHTDPQILTILRSNDVPGLQISPHEDGSWVPVSPHPSTAFCVNVGDALQALTNGRFLSVRHRAMVNSCRTRMSMAYFGAPATNTRIACPPELLSPHKTNLYRPFTWDEYKKATYSRKLGDTRLHFFRVQSDHDDLSE, encoded by the exons ATGGTGGTGGCTCATCAGCTTACTCCGCCGTCTAGCCGACAAGAAAAATTACGTGACATTGAGCTTCCCATCATAGACCTTATGGCCGAAAGATCGGAAGTGTCAAAGCTCATTGTTAAAGCCTCTGAAAACTTTGGTTTCTTCAAAGTCATCAACCATGGTGTCCCTCAACAAGTAATCAAAGCAATGGAAGATGAAAGCTACGGTTTTTTCTCTAAACCGGCTTCACAAAAACAACGTGCTGGACCGACAAATCCCTATGGCTATGGCTGCAAGAACATAGGGATCAATGGAGATTATGGAGAAGTTGAATATTTGCTtcttcacaccaaccctttgtCTATCTCTCAAAGATCCAATACTATTTCCAATGACCCAACCCTCTTTAG GTGGGCAGTGAATGGTTACATAGAAGCAGTTAGGGAGTTGGCATGTGAAATATTAGAGCTGATGGCAGAAGGATTAAGGGTCTCAGACACCTCAGTGTTTAGCAACTTCCTTAGGGACTCAGATTCAGACTCTCTCCTTAGGCTCAATCACTATCCTCCACTGCAACTCCTACAACTTCACAATACTAGAAATAATAGAATTGGTTTTGGAGAGCATACTGACCCTCAGATCTTGACCATCTTGAGATCCAATGATGTTCCTGGCCTTCAAATCTCACCTCATGAAGATGGTTCCTGGGTCCCTGTCTCTCCTCACCCTTCTACTGCCTTCTGTGTCAATGTGGGCGACGCGCTACAG GCACTGACGAACGGAAGGTTTTTGAGTGTAAGGCATAGGGCGATGGTGAATTCTTGTCGAACGAGGATGTCAATGGCCTATTTTGGTGCTCCAGCAACCAATACCAGGATAGCTTGTCCCCCCGAGCTGCTCTCACCACACAAAACTAATCTGTACAGGCCTTTCACTTGGGATGAGTATAAGAAAGCTACTTATTCCAGGAAACTTGGAGACACTCGCCTCCACTTCTTTAGGGTACAATCAGATCATGATGATCTTAGTGAATGA